A stretch of DNA from Microlunatus capsulatus:
ACCAGGCGATGAGCGAGGAGCACCTGGCCCGCCACCTCGGCTTCACCGCCGGGGACAGCGCGGGCACCTATCCCGGCTGGACGATCCTCAACCACGCGTCCGGCGACCCGGAGACCTTCGTCGACCTCGGCACCATCGGGGCGGAGCGGATGGCCGAGCTCACCGGCGGTCTGATGAGCGACCTCTCCGTCGACGTCCGGATCAACCGGCACGTCGCCGAGGCCGACGTCGCGGTCGTCGTCGGGCCCGTCTTCCCGCACGAGGTGGTCGGGTTCTCCGGCGGCAACAAGTACTTCTTCCCGGGCGTCTCCGGCCAGGAGCTGATCGACCTCTCGCACTGGGTCGGCGCGCTGATCACCAGCGCGGAGGTGATCGGCACCCGCGGCGTCACGCCGGTCCGGGCGCTGGTCAACGAGGCGGCGGCGATGATCCCGGCCCGGCGGCTGGCGCTGTGCCTCGTCGTCGCGTCCGGGACCGACACCCTGCACGCGGCCGCCTTCGGGACGCCCGAGGACGCCTGGGCCGCCTGCGCCGCGGTGTCGGCCGAGACCCACGTCAGCTACCGCGACGCCCCCGTCCGCCGGGTGCTGTCGGTGATGCCGACCAAGTACGAGGACATCTGGACCGCGGCCAAGGGCTTCTACAAGCTGGAGCCGGTGGTCGCCGACGGCGGCGAGGTGATCATCTACGCACCGCACATCACCGAGGTGTCGGTGATGCACCCCGACATCGTCGAGATCGGGTACCACAACCGGGACTACTTCCTCGGCCAGTGGGAGCGGTTCCGCGACCGGCCCTGGGGCGACCTGGCCCACTCCACCCACCTGCGCGGCCAGGGCACCTGGGACCCCGAGCACGGCGAGCGGAACCGGGTCACCGTGACGCTGGCCACCGGGATCCCCCGGGAGGTGGTGGAGGCGGTGAACCTGCGCTACCTCGACCCCGCGACGGTGGACGTCGACGCCTACGCCGCCGACCCCGACACCTTCGTCGAGCCCCACGCCGGCGAGGTGCTCTACCGGCTGCGGCCCGGCGGCGCCCCCGGCGCGGGCGAGCCCGACGGCCGCCAGCCCCCGGAGACCGGCCTCGACGGCTGACCCCTCTCCTGGGGCCGACCTGTCAGAACGGGGATCGGTCCTGGCCGATCTCACGTCTGACAACTCGGCGCCCGCCCAGGTGGGCGCGGGCGGCGGCGGTCAGGGTTCGATCAGGCCCGCGCGGATGGCGTAGCGGGTGAGCTCGGTGCGGTCGCGCATGCCCAGCTTGTGCAGCACGTTCGCGCGGTGGTGCTCGACGGTCTTGGGGCTGATCACCAGCTCCTCGGCGATCTCCCGGGACGACCGGCCCTCGGCGATGAGCTTGAGCACCTCGTCCTCGCGCGGGGTCAGCGGGTTCGCCTTCGGCTCCACGCCGCGGCGGACCTGGTCGAGGTAGCTGCGCATCAGCGAGGCCATCGCCGCCGGGTAGAGGAACGGCTCGCCGCGCATGGCGGCGTCGCAGGCGGCCAGCAGGTCGAGGTCGGCCGCGGACTTGAGGACGTAGCCCGAGGCGCCCGCCCGCAGCGACTCGTAGAAGTACTGGTCGTGGTCGTACATCGAGAGCATTAGGATGCGCGGCGCCGGGTCGAGCCGGGCCAGCTCGCGTGCCGCCTGCAGGCCGGTCATCCGCGGCATCGAGACGTCGAGCACGGCGAGGTCGACGGGCTCGCGCCGGGCCAGCGCCACCGCCTCGGCGCCGTCGCCCGCCTCGGCCACCACGCGCAGCCCCGGCCGGCTCTCCAGCACCAGCCGCACCCCGTGCCGCACCAGGGCGTGGTCGTCGGCCAGCAGGATCCGCACCTCCGACGCGCTCACGCGGGCACCTCCGCCCGCACGGGCACCCGCAGCCGGATCTCGGTGCCGCCGCCGGTGCCGGGGGAGCGGACGGCCAGCCGGCCGCCCACCAGCAGGGCCCGCTCGCGCATCCCGCGCAGCCCCGAGCCCTCCGGGGACCCGTCGAGCCCGCGGCCGTCGTCGGCCACGACCAGCTCGACGCCGTCGGGGTCGACGCCCAGCTGGAGGCGCACGTGCCGGGCGCCGGCGTGCCGGGCGGCGTTCGTCAGCGCCTCCTGCGCGACGCGGTAGAGCACCAGCTCCTGCTCCTCGCTGAGCGGGGGCAGCCGCGCGTCGAAGCGCCGGTCGACCGCCGTCCCCGTCGACGTCGTCAGGTCGGTGGCCAGCGCCGAGAGCGCGCTGACCAGGCCGAGGTCCTGCAGCAGCCCGGGACGGAGCCGGCGGGCGACCTCGCGGACCTCGTGCAGGCTGGCCCGGGCCGTCTCCTGGACGGTCCGCAGCTCGTCGGCCAGCGCGGGCGGGGCGTCGGCGACGGCGCGCTGCAGCCCCAGCAGGACGACGGTGAGGCCCTGGCCGATCTCGTCGTGCAGCTCGCGGGCGATCCGGTGCCGCTCGGCCTCCTGGGCGGCCAGCGCGACGGCGTTGCTGCGCGCGCGCTCCAGCTCCAGCCGCGACGACATGGCGTTGAAGCTGGTGACCAGGGGCTGCAGCGAGCCGTCGCGGGTGTCGGGCAGCCGCTCGCCCAGCCCCTGCAGGTCCATCCGCTGCATCTGCCCGACCAGCCGGTCCAGCGGCACCAGGCTGCTGCGCAGCAGCAGGGCGTTGGCGACCATGATCGCCCCGAGGCCGACGGCCAGCACCCCCAGCTCGCCGAGGGACATGTCGGGGCCGACGCTGGTCGGGCTCACGACCAGGATCACCGTGGCCAGCAGGAACAGGGCCGCGTTGATCAGGCAGACCCGCCAGTAGACGGGCAGGGAGGAGAAGGACGCCACGCCCCCAACGTGCGCCACGCCGGGGTGCGGTGTCCACCGGACGGGCCGGGCCGCCCGCGGTCGACGGCGAAGATGGGGGCTAGCCCCGATGGTCCGGGGCTGGCCGGCCCACCAGACTGGGTCGCGCGGTGGTCGACAGCAAGGCTGCGACCGCCCGGCCCCCGACCCGGGGGGCGGGCGCCGGCCACCGCGCGGAAGCACCACCCACCACGTCCTCGGGAGGCACCATGCTCGGCACCATCATCGGGCTCATCGTCATCGGCCTCATCGCCGGCTTCATCGCGCGGGCCGTCGTGCCCGGTCGCCAGTCGATGAGCATCCTGCAGACCATCCTGCTCGGCATCGTCGGCTCGTTCGTCGGCGGTTTCCTCGGTCGGCTGCTGTTCGGCAGCGGCAACGGCTTCGTCCAGCCCTCCAGCTGGATCGGCTCGATCATCGGCGCGATCATCGTGCTCGTGATCTACCTGGCCGTGAAGCGCCGCTCGGGCGGGGCGCGCACCGTCTGATCCACCAGCACCAGCAGCAGGACCCGGGACCCACGGTCCCGGGTCCTGCTGCGTCCGGGGCCGGTCCGGCTCCCGGGCTCGCCGCCCCCGGCGCGGGCGGCGGCGAGGGCGGCCCCTCCCCGTCGCCGGGCCCGGGGTCCAGACTGGGGCCGTGGCGCAGCGGCTCGACCGGGTCCGGGCGCGGGCGCGGTCCAGCGCCCGCCGCCTGCTGTGGTGGGTCTGGCCCTCCTACCCGACGTCGTGGTCCGCGGTCCCGGACCGCCTGCGGCCCGCCGCCACCCAGATCGCCCGGCTCACCGTGGCGGCCACCGTCGCCTACGTCATCGCCGACACCGTCTCGCCCGGGATCCGCGACCTCACCGCCCCGCTGACGGCCCTGCTCGTCGTCCAGGCCACCACCGTCGGCACCCTGCAGATGGGCCTGGTGCGGGTGGGCGCGGTGCTGACCGGGGTGCTCGTCGCCGTCGGCGTGACCAGCGGGATCGGGTTGTCGTGGTGGAGCCTGGCCGCCGTCATCGCCGCCTCGCTCGGCCTGGCCAAGGTGTTCCGGCTGGGCGACCAGTCCCTCGAGGCGCCCATCAGCGCCATGCTCATCCTGGCCGTCGCCGTGCCGGGGCTGGCCGCCGAGGTCCGGGTGGTCAACACCCTCATCGGCACCGTGGTGGGCATCGCCTTCAGCCTGCTGGTCCCGGTCTCCATCCCCAGCGCCCGCGCCACCGCCGCCGTCCGCCAGGTCGCGCGGTCGCAGGCGGCGCTGCTCGACGAGGTGGCCCTCAGCCTCACCGACCGGGCGCCGCACCCCGAGGAGGTCGCGGCCTGGTTCGCCTGGACCGAGGACCTCGACCGCGACGTCGACGCCGCCGCGGCCGCCGTCCGCACCGTGGAGGAGAGCCGGCGGCTCAACCCCCGCGCGCTCACCGCCGACGTCGTCCACCCCGGCCTGCGCGACGCGCTCGACCGCCTGGCCCGCTGCCTGGCCGCCGAGCGCGCCCTGCTCGTGGTCATCGGCCGGGAGGCGCCCGAGCCCGGCGGGCCCGACGACCGCTCCCTCACCCCGGAGCTGCGGCGGGCCTTCGCCGTCGTCCTCGACGACGTGGCCGACGCCCTGCGCGGCTTCGGCGACCTGGTCAGCGCCGAGTTCGGGGGCGGCAACGTCGACCGGGTCGACGCGCTGCTCTCGCGCACCCTCGACATCGTCCGCGAGACCCGCGCCGTGCTCACCGAGCTGGTGCTGCTGGACGTCGACCCGCGCCAGCAGACCGGCCTGTGGATGCTGCAGGGCTCGGTGCTCGCGGCCGTCGAGGAGGTGCTGCGCCAGCTCGACCTCGAGCACATCGAGCGGCGGGGCGCGGCGTGGCTGCAGCGGCGTCAGGGTCCGGGCCCGGCCCCCTAGGCTGGTGGGTCCCCGGCCCCCGGGCCCAGCACCGACGAGGAGACATCGTGGCCCAGCCGCAGGAGATCGACGACGAGCGCGTGGTGCGAGCGCTCGACCTCTACGCCCGGATGGTCGGCCGGGTGCTCGCCGACCCGCAGCGCTGGCTCGGCCTGGACGACGAGCCGCCGCCCTCGGCCCGGTTCCCGGCCAAGGTGCTGGACGCGCTCAGGGACCGCGCCCTCGGCGACACCACCCCCGCCTCACCCGTCTGGGACCAGCAGCCGCTGAAGCGCCGCGTCGACTGGTGGGTGACGCGGATCGGCGTCAGCGCCGGGCTGGCCGCCGCCGCGCCCCGGGTGGCCGGCGTCCTGGCCGACCGCATCCCGCTGCAGCCCGCGCTGGGGGCCTGCGCCGCCGGCCTGGCCGTCTGCGCGACCGCCCGCGAGCACGGTCGCACCGACCCCGCGGACTGGGTGCCGCTGCTGGCCCGGGTGCTGTTCGACCGCGCGCTGCCCGCGCCGGCGGTGCCCTCGGCCGACGACGCCGAGGCCGAGCGCCGGCTGGACGACGACGCCGGGGCCGAGCCCGACCGGCGCACCCTGGCCCGGCTCGGCCGCGGCGCGGCGCGGGCGGCGCTGACGCTGTGGAAGCTGGCCGGCACCCTCTGGGAGCTCAGCAGCCTGCTGGACGAGCGGCCGCGCGGCAGCCTCGTCTCCCGGGGGCTGGGCAAGCTGCCCGTGGTCGGGCTGGTCGGCGGCTGGCTGGACGAGCGCGGCGGCATCCGCAAGGCCTCCCGGCAGACGGCGGCCCTGCTCCGCTGAGCCGGCGTCCGGCCGGCGGACGCACCCGCGGCAGGAGCCGGGCCGTCCGCCCGTAACCTGAGCGGGGCGTCCGGTCGGCCGCCGCGACGCGCGCAGGTGAGGACGGTCAGCCGTGGGGCAGCAGGACGAGCGGGAGAGCCGGTCGGCGGGGCTCAGCCGGGCGCTGGTGGTCCGGGCCGCGCTGGAGCTCATCGACGAGGACGGGCTGCAGAACGTCAGCATGCGGGCCGTCGGCCAGCGGCTCGGCGTCGGCGCGATGGCCCTGTACCGCTACGTCAGCGGCCGCGAGGACCTGCTGGAGGCCGTCGTCGCCTCCCTGGTCAGCGGGCTGCGCGAGGACCTGGACCCGCAGCTGACCGGCACCTGGCAGGGCTACCTGCAGACGCTGGCCCACGCCGTCCGCCGGGTGGCCGTCGAGCACGCGGCCGCGTTCCCGCTGATCGCCACCCGGCACCCGGCGGCGCCGTGGCTGCGGCCGCCGCTGCGCAGCGTCGACCTCGTCGAGGACTTCCTGACGGTGCTGTCCGGCCACGGCTTCACCGACCAGCAGGTCGCCGACGCCTACCGGGCCTTCAGCAGCTTCCTGCTGGGCCACCTGCTGCTGGAGTCGGCGGCGCGCGGGGCAGACACGGCGCCGGTCGAGGAGCCGTTCGACGAGGGCGACGCCCAGATCCCGCACCGCGACGGGCTCCGCGACCTCGCCGACACCCCGACGACGCGGCGGCTGCGGCCGCTGCTCAGCGAGGACCGCAGCGACGAGGAGTTCGAGGTCGGCCTGGAGACGCTGCTGGACCGGCTGGAGATGGTGCTCTCGCAGTAGCGGGCATCGGCTCCGCCAGGCCTGTGGAGGGCTAACCTCCGAGCATGGCCGACACCTACACCGTGGAGCGCAGCGTCCTGGTCGACGCGCCGCCGGAGCGCGTCCACCCGCACATCGCGGACTTCCACCGGTGGACCGCCTGGTCGCCGTGGGAAGGCGTCGACCCGGCGCTGGAGCGGCACTACACGGGTCCGGACTCGGGACCGGGGGCCGGCTACGCGTGGTCCGGCAACCGGAAGGCCGGCCGGGGCCGGATGGAGGTCACCGAATCGGTGCCTCCGTCGCTGGTCCGCGTCGACCTCCGGTTCGAGAAGCCGTTCAGGGCGCACAACGACACCTGGTTCAGGATCGAGCCGCACGGCACGGGCTGCCGGGTGACGTGGACCATGACCGGCCGGACGACGGCGGCCACCCGGCTGATGGGTCTGCTCACCTCGATGGACCGGCTGCTCGGCCCCGACTTCGAGAAGGGGTTGGCCCGGCTCCGCACCGTCAGCGAGGCGACGCCGGCCTAGGCCGTCACGGCGGCGACGACGGCGGCCACCCGACGGGCGCGCGTCTCGGCGGCCTTGGCGCCCTCGACGGCCAGCACGTGGCGGCGCTGGAGGCTGTAGGAGAGGGCGGCGAACGCCGGGGCGGCGCCGGGCTCGGCGGCGAGGGCGGACACCAGGTCCTCGGGGACGACGACCTCGCGCGGGTCGTCGTCGACGACGACCTCGACCTCCACCCGGTCACCGGCGGCGACGCCGCTCGCGGCCCGGACCTCGGCGCTGACGGGGATGAGGGAGCGGCCGCCCATCACTCCGATGCTCGTCCGGTAGGTGTGCCCGCGGAGGGTGACGGCGACCTTGGGCCGCTTGCCGGCGCCCAGCGCCTCGACGACCTCGGCCGGCACTTCGAGCCCGGTCGCGGTCCTGCCCGCGGCCTCCAGCGTGGTGGTGAACCTCACGGGCTCAGCATGCCGCCTGGACGCAGAACGCGTGAACGGATGGCGGGTAGACCCACCATCCGTTCACGCGTTCTGCTGCGGGGGAGCCCGTCAGGTCAGCGCAGGCCGTGCTCGTTGAAGTAGCGCACGCTGGCCTCGATGCCGTCGTAGATGTGCCCGCCGCCGTAGTGGTCGAACTCGATGACGCCGAACTCGGTGTTCGGGGCGGCCGCGAGGTAGTCGAGCAGCGGCAGGTCGCCCTCGCCCGCGGGGCGCTGGTCGAGCGTCTCCGGGTCCATCCGGGCGGCGCCGGGCTCGAAGGGGTTCGCGCCGATGACGCCGTCCTTGAGGTGCAGGGCGCGGACGCGCTCGCCCACCCGGCCGAGCAGGGCGGTCACGTCCTGCTTGCCCGTCGCGGCCCAGTACAGGTCCACCTCCAGCACCACGTCGTCGCGGAGCTGGTCGGCGAAGAACTCGTAGGCGGTGACGCCGCGGATGGTGGCCAGGAACTCCTGGGCGTGGTTGTGGTAGCCCACCCGCAGGCCGTGGTCGGCGGCCTTCTCGGCGGCCTCGTTGAGACGCTTGGCGTTGTCGAGCACCGCCTCCTCGGTCAGCCAGCGCTCGGTCTCGACGAACGGGTCGATGACGACCTCCAGCCCGAGCGTCTTGGCGGCCTCGAAGACCTCCTGCTGGGTGGGCGGGCCGGCCTTGGTCCCCGCCTTGAACGCCGGGTCGTCCAGGCCGAGGCCCTCCGACATCAGGGAGGCGTGCCCGGTGCGGGCCCGGACGCCGGCCTTCGTGAAGGCCTCGGCGAGGCGCGGGGCCTTGTCGACGAAGTCGAAGGCCTCGACCTCGCGCAGGCCCATGCCGGCCAGGCGGGCCATCGTGGCGTCGAGGTCCTCGGCGAGCTGGTCGCGGACGGCGTAGAGCTGGACGGAGAGCACAGGGGTGGTCAAGAGGGTGGGTCCTTCCTCGGTGAAGTGGGGTTCGCCGTCACCCTAGCGACGGCGCGTGGTCAGGCTGCCGCCGACCCCGGCTGCTCCAGCGCGGGCGCCACGAGCTCGGCGAAGCGCTCCTGCATCGTCGCGACCACCTGCGCGGCCGGCGCGGCCCAGATCTCGGCGTTGAAGATCTCGACCTCCACGGGCCCGGCGTAGCCGGTCGCGGCGACCAGCCGGGTGACGGCCGCGAAGTCGACGACGCCGTCGCCCATCATCCCGCGCGAGAGCAGGGCGTCGGCGGCGATCGGCAGGTTGAAGTCGCACACCTGGTAGGTGGCGACCCGCTGCTCGCGGCCGGCCCGGGCGACCTGCTCGGGCAGCTGCGGGTCCCAGAACACGTGGAAGGTGTCGACGCAGACGCCCACCTCCGACGGCGCGTACGGGGCGGCCAGGTCCAGCGCCTGGCCCAGGGTCGAGAGCACGGCGCGGTCGGCCACGTACATGGGGTGCAGCGGCTCCAGCGCCAGCTGGACGCCGTGCTCGCGGGCGACCGGCACGAGGTCGGCCAGCCGGTCGGCGACGCGGCCGCGGGCGGCGGCCAGGTCGGTGTCGCCCGGCGGCAGCCCGCCGACGACCAGCACCAGCACCGGCGCGCCCAGCGCCGCGGCCTGCTCGATCGCTTTCCGGTTGTCGGCGAGCGCGTGGGCGATGCCGTCGGGGTCGGCGGCGGTGAGGAACCCGCCGCGGCAGAGCGTCGAGACGGCGAGCCCGGACGCGCGGACCAGGTCGACGGCGGCCTCCAGCCCGACCTCCTCGACGCGGTCGCGCCACAGCCCGACGTGGGTCAGGCCCGCGTCGGCGGCCACCCGGAGGGCCTGCTCCAGGGTCAGCGCCTTGGTCGTGGCCGTGTTGAGGGCCAGCCGGGACGTCCCGGCGGGAGAGCCCGCCACGTCAGCCCACCAGCCCGTGCACGGCGAGCAGCTGGCGCACCCGCGCCGCCGCCAGCTCGGGGTCGCGCAGCAGCCCGGCGGCGTCGGCGAGCCGGAAGGTCCGCACGAGGTGGGGGAGCGAGCGGCCCGCCTGCTGGCCGCCGACCATGACGAAGCCGGGCTGCTGCCCGTTCAGCCAGGCCAGGAAGGCGACCCCGGTCTTGTAGTGCGGGGTGGGCGCGCTGAAGATGTGCCGGCCCAGCTCCTGGGTGGAGGCCAGCAGGGCGTGCCCGCGGTCGGCGTCGCCGGCGTCGTAGGCCTGCAGGGCGGTGGAGGCCAGCGGGGCGATGGCGGCGAAGATGCCGAGCAGGGCGTCGGAGTGGTGGGTGCCGTCGCCGTGGATCAGCTCGGGGTAGTTGAAGTCGTCGCCGGTGTAGAGCCGGACCCGGGCGGTGAGGGTGGCCAGCCGGGCGCGGAGGGCGGTCTCGTGGGCGGCGTCCAGCAGGGAGACCTTGACGCCGTCGACCTTCCCCGGGTGCGCCTCGATCAGCTCGAGGAACGTCTCCGTGGCCGCGGCGACGTCACCGCTGCCCCAGTAGCCGGCCAGCGCCGGGTCGAACATCGGCCCCAGCCAGTGCAGGATGACGGGCCGGTCGACCTCGTCCAGCAGGGTCCCGTAGACGTCGAGGTAGTCCTGCGGGCCGACCGCGACGGCGGCCAGGGCCCGCGAGGCCATGAGGATGACGGTCGCTCCCGAGCCCGCGACCAGCTCGACCTGCTCCCGGTAGGCGCCGAGCACGGCGTCCAGCCCCCGGCGGCCGGCGGGCACCGTCGTCAGGTCGAGCTGGTCGGTGCCCGCGCCGCAGGCCAGCATGCCGCCCACCGACGCGGCCTCGGCCGCGGACCGCTTGACGAGGTCCTGGGTGGCGGCCCAGTCCAGGCCCATCCCGCGCTGGGCGGTGTCCATCGCGTCGGCGACGCCGAGCCCGTAGGACCACAGCTCGTGGCGGAAGGCCAGCGTCGCGTCCCAGTCCAGGACCGCCGGGGCGCCGGGGCTGTTGTCGGCCCAGCGCTGCGGGACGACGTGCGCGGCGGCGTAGACGACGCGGGACGTCAGCGGGGCCGAGGGCCGGGTCCAGGCGCCGGGGGCGCCCAGCACGTGCTCGGCCAGGACGCCGTCGGGGCCCGGCAGCAGCAGCGCCGTCACAGCGCGAGCTCGGGCACGTCGAGGGTGCGGCGCTCGGCGGAGGAGCGCAGGCCCAGCTCGGCCAGCTGGACGCCGCGGGCGGCGGACTCCAGGCCGAAGCGGTGCGGCCGGCCGGCCAGCACGTCGCGCAGGAACTCCTCCCACTGCCGCTTGAAGCCGTTGTCGAGCTCGGCGTTGGCGGGGACGTCGAGCCACTGGTCGCGGAAGGACTCGGTGACCGGCAGGTCGGGGTTCCAGACCGGCTTCGGGGTGTGCGCGCGCTGCTGGGCGACGCAGGTCTGCAGGCCGGCGACGGCGGAGCCGTGGGTGCCGTCGACCTGGAACTCGACGAGCTCGTCGCGATGCACGCGGACGGCCCAGGAGGAGTTGATCTGGCCGACGACCGGCTCGCCGGCCGGGGTCTCCAGCTCGAAGACGGCGTAGGCGGCGTCGTCGGCGGTCGCCTCGTAGGGCCGGCCCTGCTCGTCCCAGCGCTGCGGGATGTGGGTGGTGCTGAGCGCCGAGACGCTGCGGACCCGTCCGATGATCCCCTCGAGCACGTAGCTCCAGTGGCAGAACATGTCGGTGGTGATGCCGCCGCCCTCGTCGGTGCGGTAGTTCCACGACGGGCGCTGGGCGGCCTGGGAGTCGCCCTCGAACACCCAGTAGCCGAACTCGCCGCGCAGGGACAGGATCCGGCCGAAGAAGCCCTCGTCGACGAGGCGGCGCAGCTTGACCAGCCCGGGCAGGTAGAGCTTGTCGTGCACCACGCCGGCGGTGATGCCGGTCTCGGCGGCCAGCGCGGCCAGCGCCACGGCCTCGTCGAGGGTCTCGGCGACGGGCTTCTCGGTGAAGACGTGCTTCCCGGCGCGCATGGCGCGCTGCAGGAGGTCGAACCGGTGGCTCGTCATGCCGGCGTCGAAGAAGACGTCGACGGTGGGGTCGGCGAGCACGCTCTCGACGTCGGTCGTCCAGTGCTCGACCTTGTGCTGCTGGGCCAGGTCGACCAGCTTGGCCTCGTTGCGGCCCACCAGGATCGGCTCCACCTGCACCCGGGTGCCGTCGGCCAGGGTCACCCCGCCCGCCTCGCGCAGCGGCAGGATCGAGCGGAGGAGGTGCTGCCGGTAGCCCATCCGCCCGGTGACGCCGTTCATGGCGATGCGGAGGACGCGCGGTCGGTCGACGGCTGAGGTCATGGACGACTCCTGTGTCGGAGGGGGCGGAGAAAGCGCTTTCCACGCTACACTCCTGGTCACGAGGGCGTCAAAGACCTCGAGAGGAGCGTGCAGACGTGGCAGCAGTACGGCTGACGGACGTCGCGCTGCGCGCCGGGGTGTCGCTCGCGACCGCCTCCCGGGTGCTCAACGGGTCCCTGCGCAGCCCGGCGGAGGCCATCGCCGTCCGGGTCCGGGCCGCCGCCGACGAGCTGGGCTACGTGGCCAACGCGCAGGCCCAGGCGCTGGCCCGCTCGGCCACCGGCCTGGTGGGCCTGGTCGTCCACGACATCAGCGACCCCTACTTCTCCAGCATCGTCCGGGGCGCGCAGCACGCGGCCCGCGAGCGGCGCAGCCAGGTGCTGCTGGCCAGCACCGACCGGCACGAGCAGAGCGAGGTCGACGCGGTCAAGGCCTTCGCCGTGTACCGCACCGACGCGATCATCCTGTCCGGTTCCCGGGGGGCGCACTCCGACCGCGCGCTGACCCGCGAGCTGGAGCGCTACACCGCCAACGGCGGCCGGCTCGTCACGTTCGGCCACACCGGCTTCGCCGGTGCCCGGGTCGTCGAGGTGGCCAACGCCGACGGCGCGGCCCGGCTCGTCGCCGCCCTGGTCGACCGCGGCCGGCGCCGGTTCGCCGTGCTCGGCGGCCCGGAGGAGCTCGTCACCACCCAGCACCGCGTCGCCGGCTTCCGGCGCGCCCTGGCCGCCGCCGGCCTCGAGCCGCTGCTGGAGGTCCGCGGCGAGTTCACCAGCGAGGGCGGCCGGGCCGCCGCCGAGGCCTGCCTGGAGGCCGCCGGTCCCGGGACCGACGGCGCCGACCAGCCGCTGTGCCTGCTGGCGGTCAACGACGTGATGGCGCTCGGCGCGCTGGCCGCCGTCCGCGCCCGGGGGCTGCGGGTGCCCGAGGACGTCGAGGTGGCCGGCTTCGACGACATCCCGACCCTGCGCGACCTCGACCCCCCGCTGACGACCTTCCGGCTGCCGCTGGAGGAGATGGGCCGCCGCGCCGCCGAGCTGGCTCTCGCCGCCGACGACCCCGGTCCGGTGCACATCGAGGGCGAGGTCGTGCTGCGGGTCAGCGCCGGCGCGCAGCGCTGAGGCCGACCGCTCCCCGCACCGGGGACCCGGGGACCCGGGGACCCGGGGACCGCATGATGGCGCGGACGCCGGGCCGCCCACCAGGACGAGTTCTGCCACCTGCGCGGGCCGGGCCGCCGTCGCTACGGTGCGGAGCGGCCGGCATCGGGGCCGGCCCCCTCTCCCCAGGAGCTCCCGTGGACCTGCGACCCGGGCGGCGCGCCGCCGCCGCCTCCCTCTCCCTGCTGACGGGCCTCGGCGCTCTCGGGCTCGCGCCCGCCGCCGACGCCCGTGACCACGGGCACGGCTCCTCCGGGGGGTTGGAGGTCGTCGCCACCGGCCTCGACAACCCGCGCCACCTCGACATCAGCGGCGGCGCGCTCTACGTCGCCGAGGCCGGCGTGGGCGGGGCCGGTCCGTGCTTCGCCGGGGCGGAGGGGGACACCTGCTACGGCGCCACCGGCGCCATCACCCGCGTCCGGCACGGGCGGCAGACCCGCGTCGTCACCGGCCTGCCGTCGGCTGCGGACCCCGGGACCGGGGGCGGCGCGGTCGGTCCGTCGGACCTCGTGGTCCGCGGCCACCGCTACACCGTCGCGCTCGGCCTGGGCGCCGACCCGGGGGAGCGGGCCGGTCAGCCGCGGGGGATCCGGCTGCTGGGCACGGTGGCCACCGGGCGGCTGGGCAGCGCCGGGCTGCGCGTCGTCGCCGACGTCGGCGGCTACGAGGCGCGCGTCAACCCGGACGGGACGGACCTCGACACCAACCCGGTCGCCCTGCTGCCGCGCGGCGGCCGGACCTACGTCGTCGACGCCGGGGGGAACGCCCTGCTGCGGCTCGGACGTCACGGCGGGATCCGCACCACGGCCGTCTTCCCCTCGGTGGTCACGCCGGTCCCGGGCGGGGTGGTCGACATGGACGCCGTCCCGACGGCGGTGGCGCAGGGCCCGGACGGGGCGCTCTACGTCAGCCAGCTGACGGGCTTCCCCTTCCCGGTGGGCGCCGCGAGCATCTGGCGCGTCGTGCCGGGGCAGGCGCCGACGCGCTACGCCACCGGGCTGACCAACGTCACCGACCTCGCCTTCGACCGGGACGGCAGCCTCTACGTGGTGCAGGTGACCGACCAGGGCCTGGCCGCCGAGGCCCCGCCGCTGGGCTCGGTGGTGCGCGTCCCCCGGGGCGGGGGCGCCGCGCACACCACGGTGCGGGGCGGCCTCCTGCTG
This window harbors:
- a CDS encoding ScyD/ScyE family protein, with amino-acid sequence MDLRPGRRAAAASLSLLTGLGALGLAPAADARDHGHGSSGGLEVVATGLDNPRHLDISGGALYVAEAGVGGAGPCFAGAEGDTCYGATGAITRVRHGRQTRVVTGLPSAADPGTGGGAVGPSDLVVRGHRYTVALGLGADPGERAGQPRGIRLLGTVATGRLGSAGLRVVADVGGYEARVNPDGTDLDTNPVALLPRGGRTYVVDAGGNALLRLGRHGGIRTTAVFPSVVTPVPGGVVDMDAVPTAVAQGPDGALYVSQLTGFPFPVGAASIWRVVPGQAPTRYATGLTNVTDLAFDRDGSLYVVQVTDQGLAAEAPPLGSVVRVPRGGGAAHTTVRGGLLLPYGIALHHGSAYVTTGSALADAGQVVRIPLR